TACATTTTCATCTTTGAGAAGgaagatgacaaactccttgtcgTGAATCAAGGACCCTGCTCCACAATAGATAGCCCCTTGATAATCAAAGACTAGCCAATTCAAGCCACCTTTAAAGAAGCAATTTTCTCCATTGCCTAATTGATACATATCGAGGAGACAAGGCTAACACCTTTTGGGAGGGAAGATGAAAAACAAGGTTGAACTCAAAGTTGAAGAGCCCCCGTGGGCTGACTTTAAACTAAAAGGAAAGATCTTGATGATTTCGGCTTTCATGTCAAGTACAAGAGACTGCTAATCGTGTGACATGTTAGGCAAGTTTAGCAACTCTGATAGAGAATGCTCATTCAAGGAGAAACTCTAAAATATCACCTTTATGGCCCATGGATTCGAGATAGCTCTATATTTTAATTCGTGAAATACTTTGCAATAGAAAAAATTCATTGCCTCAAGGCAAGAACCCTTATGCCACTCgagttattaaatttaaattcaaaatattcaAATTTGACTCATTCAATAACTTAaactatttgatttgataataattatttaaatttaaaggtCGAGAGTTAACTTTGTGCGCGTTAAAATCTCATTTACATTTAGAGttgaaaatttgaatttaaatattttgaaaaaaaattgtataataacataatttttataaaaaaaaaaagttgaagacAAGGACGTGGTTGCTAGAGATGAAACCTAAATCTTTATACATCACAACatcaaaatttgaaaactttttaaatatttaaagttATTGCAATGTGTTTAAATGCCCATTTTCTCAATTACTACGACAAAATGACTTCCTCATATTTAGAATAATGTCAATTTATTGAATCGTATCTTTGGATTAAGTTGATATCATGAAGTGAATCAAGTCCATAAATGAAAATCACGTCACTTGAAGGAACTTATTTTGAAGGTCGAATCAGATCACTTATATTGAACCCCTTGAATTAAGGAAGTTAGATTGGATCGAAACATTGAAGACTTATCTACTAACAGTCCATTTTACTTTGGTTGTTAATAAAATATTGTTTCCAACTATTTTAGTCGttgtttattatattaattaagagGATTGTATAGGCTGTTGTACTGGTTAATTAAGAGAACTTGTATGTTAAAGTGATGAGCGTTATTTGTGAGAGTGCATTTGAGATTATAAAAGTTGTGTCACGGTTTCATAAATTAAGTTCTTGGGGAGAGAATTTAGTAGTGAGTAATTTAATCTTCGAAAGTTTCGAAAGCACAAGAGTGAGGAATCATCACTGGGGTGTTTTAGGTTTAGGTTCATTAGTTGTAATTGTTTGAAGATAATGGATTCTTCTTATTAAGTTAAGCTTGATAGTTTCAAATGGGGAGAAACGTATACTATTAAATATGAACTTTATCATATTGATTTCAATAACCTCATTCGTTCACGCAAGAAATCTGCTAAAtaatactattattttattaatggTATAAAACAATAAAGACTTAAAAGATAATAGTCACTCCCTAACTTATAAATAGGAGGAAAATGAGCTTTAACGTATTTGAACCCATGTTCTATTTTATTAACAATAATACCTATATCAATTGAGCTAAGACACAATCGACAAAGAAaatattcataaatatttttatttgatgaTATCAATAATTTATGacttaaaattatcatttttaatctaaagattaaattatttttgttgttATGGTTCTCATTagttattataaaaaattattatgccACCTAATTGGATTAAAAAAAAAGGTGGCGGATGAATCCCGTTTTCCTATTGGCTAGTTGGATATCCCACGGATTGTAATCCATGATTTAGTCAATGGACGGCCTAGATCCTCTCTTACACTCCTCGAACAATAAAAAATTGAAAGGAGCCAAAACTTTAACAAAAAAGCCGCTTAATAGAACGAATCTTATTGGCACTTTCCATCGCACATGGATAAACACAGGAACCGTCGATAACTTACATAATCTACGGTTCAGATTTTCCCATTTAAAAATCTTTATTTACGAAgcacaaaattcaaaattttcacatttcccTCTGCTCCGGACTTCCACCTTTTATATATGTAACCCAAAATCATTCAACTCCCACATCAGAATTTTCTCTGCGAAATTTTCTTGATTTCCTCGCAAGCCAAACAGATTTCTACTCTTATCTCCGAATTATCTCATCTATGGCTCGTACCAAGCAAACAGCTAGGAAATCAACCGGAGGAAAAGCTCCGAGGAAGCAGCTAGCAACAAAGGCCGCGCGTAAGTCCGCTCCGGCGACCGGTGGAGTGAAGAAGCCTCACCGTTTCAGGCCAGGAACTGTTGCTTTGAGAGAGATCCGTAAGTATCAGAAGAGCACTGAGCTGTTGATCAGGAAGCTTCCTTTCCAGAGGTTGGTGAGGGAAATCGCGCAAGATTTCAAGACCGATCTGAGGTTCCAAAGCAGCGCCGTCGCTGCTCTTCAAGAAGCGGCGGAGGCTTATCTCGTCGGACTGTTTGAAGACACTAATTTGTGTGCAATACATGCCAAGAGAGTTACAATCATGCCTAAGGATATCCAACTTGCTAGGAGGATTAGAGGTGAGAGAGCTTAGGTTGCTTGTATTTACTCGATCGATTATAAAATTCAGAAAGATCTAGATCTTGGATTTAGTTTCTGGAATTTGCTTTCTCGGCAAAATCTTTATGTAAACGGACGTGTATTTCAATGGAGGTTTAATATTTTCGTTTGTTCAAAGTTATCTATACCTTCCAAATTTTATTGCTAGTAAATTGAACATTTCCAGTTGTGATTAAGAATTTTCGCTAACATCGTttaataaattctaaaatttgcaAATGAAGCGATTCTGAAGTTCGAATGCGTTATTGTTCATATTCAGGAAACAAATTTGTTTTAAACAATCATATTATTGAAAATTCAAATGCATTTATTGGAATTATTACAGATAAATTTGTTTTAGTCTATTATATTGATTGGCAGTAAAATTCATATGGATAAATACTGAAGGGAAGGATTTTTTTCCCCCTTAAAATAATGGCGGTGGTTGGAGTGATTTTGGCGGCAGCCGTTGAGGCTTTGTTGTTTGTTAggtatttgaattttgttagggTTTTACATGAATCCGGTCTGATTTGTGATCAGGATTATAATGCTTAAATTACATGTGTCATTCATTAATAACATCACATCTTACAAATAATAGATGTATTATAAATAATCATTAAAACTTTAAATTCAATACTCTAAACTGAATAtcttaaatttgaaaattattaatatttatttatattaattatgtttaaatgaaattattagtatatatttataaatctttatttttgtttaattcaataataatatattattttattatttattaataatatattaaatttatgtaACGACTGTGCATCAAATGTCATTCCAAACACTAAATACTCATTAATTAATTTCTTTGACTAATGGTTTTCATTGCTGGCCATTTATGTTTTGATGTGGACATTAATAATCATTGAGCTAATCATTTTGATTTTGTCTCGGTGGTCTATGTTAGCTATAGTTGTTTACGTGGGATTGCCAAATTAGTAAAGTTTAAAAGTATAATTATAAaagatattaaaaattaaatttaaatttttaaataatcttattatattttaattatatgcttttttttatataatatttaaaattattaataattactCTCAAACTCATTAATAAGAGGATGATATATTTCAAAGACACTCAATTTACGTTTCTGTATCGACAATATTATTTATGTAATTTGAGTTAAGATTTAATCgacatttaaatttataattaacttAAATAAATCAATGTCAAAGTTTATTTGAATATTGATATCTATATGTCCAAATTTGTCTGAGtagtatttaaaaattttaaaataaaatgtaaaatactattaaataattatattaaaatgataatttataaaaagtaataataaaattttagttttattattattttattattaagatTACATCTATAATGGTTACATGTGCTTTTTTAGAATCAATATTTTCCTCCAATGAATTAAAATTGTTGTGTGAAATAAATTCAGATAGATTTAAAGACAATTATGTAAAAGGTGAGGACTGAAAATCCCATATTCCCATTGCCTAGCTGGACATCCCACGGATCGTGATCTATGATTCAGTAAATCGACAGCTTAGATCCTCTCTTACAATGCCGCTTAGAATGAACGAATCATATTGGTCATTTTCAATCGCACACGGATCACGACATTTGCAAAACTCATCAGCCGTCGATAACTCAACTACTCTACGGTTTCGATTCATCCGTTTAAAATTCTTCAATTGCAAAgcacaaaattcaaaattttcactTTTCCCGCTGCTTCAGAATTTcccttatatgtatatataatctaAAACCATCCAAATCCCACCATCAGAAATTTCTCtacgaaaattattttaatttctcataAGCTAAACAGATTTTGTCAAATCTCGAAATCATCACATCAATGGCCCGTACAAAGCAAACAGCTAGGAAGTCGACCGGTGGAAAAGCTCCAAGGAAGCAGCTAGCCACGAAGGCCGCTCGTAAGTCTGCTCCGGCGACCGGCGGAGTGAAGAAGCCTCACCGTTTCAGGCCAGGAACCGTGGCTTTGAGAGAGATCCGTAAGTACCAGAAGAGCACCGAATTGTTGATCAGGAAGCTTCCTTTCCAGAGGCTGGTGAGGGAAATCGCTCAAGATTTCAAGACTGATTTAAGGTTCCAAAGCAGCGCCGTCGCTGCTCTTCAAGAAGCGGCGGAGGCTTATCTCGTCGGATTGTTTGAAGACACTAACCTTTGTGCAATTCATGCTAAGAGGGTTACTATCATGCCCAAGGATATCCAGCTTGCTAGGAGGATCAGAGGTGAAAGAGCTTAGATCGTTTGTATTTACTTGATTGATTGTGAAATTAGGTTAGATCTAGTGTTTGGTATCCGTTTTTGGAATTTGCTTTCTCGGCAAAAGTCCTTATGTAAACGGTCGTCTTTCTATGGAGTTCTCATATTTTCGTTTAAAATTTGGCTCTActtttgatttcgagtttcacaTTCTCTATCATCAACCGATGAATGATTTTGAAATGATTAAGTAACTCTGAAAATAATTTTGTGGAGTTATCGTCAAGAATTTATTATTTGAGATGGTGATTGAGACGGTGTTGGATGGGTGGTCGTTGAGACTGCCGATGAGGCTCCGGTGATTGTTGTTGTTGGGTTTTGGTTCCGGTTAAAAATAATagttaataacatttataattatatataattgatttaaaataatattttgaatcCATATTTTCGCTTAATCAATTAAGTATGGGCTCCGGAGTCACAAAAGTATtcgtattatatatttaaaaatgtgctaaaatattacaaaatttgTTCTTTTTATACCATTATtagaattaaatataaatttttaattttatatttttatattaaaacaatattaatattaatccaattataatttatttcacacgattttaacttttaattattaaaataattattatattatattaggtTCTACCAacttttatttagtatataattattcagtatttttaacaaaaattcgTACGAATAAATTTAGTTGTTTTGATAATTCAACatgaattttatttataaattcttTGAAAGTAAATTAATTTCTAAGTCTAAAAATACATATTTGATTTATAAATTGTAATTTCAAATCGCcctttaaatttattataataataataacaataaaagacTCTTAAGTTAACCTGTGGGCACTTTGGTTTGATATTTAATCAGACATAGATTTAGTTATGGAACAAAATATTTGTTtaaatcaatattttattttttcacctGGACTTTGTCAAAtaaaaatctttttatttaaagttaacgttaaaattatttaaatatatgtaaaaataaattaaatttctcaaaaatccGGAAGCTCACTCGAAATGAGATAACGTTGAAagtagaaaaattaaattttaaaaacaaaaatacaactaaattttaaaaacacataatgtgattttatattatatttatcatatttatattttataaaataaatatttatcatatttatGTTATATTCTAAGTAGTGATGGTTAAACCTAAAGtgtgaattaattttaaattgagatattaaaattactattttactttcatattcttaattttaatataatataaattatataacaaTCTCTAAAATATTTAAgtgaaatatttataaattacttttaatttatttacaGAATGtacattaaatttattttttcgtAATCAGTTattttaaaaagtatatatagtgaatgaattaattattgttgtgacaataaatattaattaagatataaaatttattaaaaataatatttttaatttttaatatctattagaaaaataaaataaaattcatttttcCTTAAACCTAAATCATCATTGTACTTCggatttttttatttcttaaattttatcagattaaaattaataataaaatttttgtatttatAAATTCATTAAGGATAAATGTCAGATCATAATGGGTATTTATTCCTCACAACAATCAGCCCATTGAAATGACCATTCACCTTACAATTTTGCTTAATGCCCTcccactttttttttatttttttttatttttacgaattttacttttttaataattaaaaagcaAAGCATTCAAGTATCATGCCACCGGCAAACTTCACTTTCATGAGGTTCATTATTACTCAGCCAATTCCCACTTTCCTCTCACAACGTCTTCCATCCACGCGCTCTTTGCCCTTATTTACAATCttcaataattaataattaaaaaaagtatatttagtttaattttaaaatattattatattcattaaattaattgaaaattagaaaaatgaagaaaatttttaaataaggaaacataataattattttactgaatattaaaatatttttaaaaaataaactaaaaataaaatatgaattaaataaaaagatcATGTAACTTTCATGTACTCAAAACATTGATCATGTCTCCCCTAGAGGTTGGCTCTTGTTAAATTGGGTGGCAATCAGTTGAGAAATTGGGATAATaacatttagtccctaaattttgtaattttttatttggTTACTAAATATCGATTATGTTAAGGTATAATGATGTAACActttaaaatgtattttttattttttaaattttatatatgcttcttttaaatttttatgtgatGACATGACATAATCTTTGAATTTCACATAATTATTCTTAAATGGAATTCAAGTTcgtggactaaattataaaatattttcaaaatttgagatCAATGtgtacaaataaaaataaaaactacgtTGAAAAATGTTATTAAATTTACGGACTAAAtatcctaaaatttaaatttaatttaaaatgaaaatcaaATTATTTCAACTCACCCAATTTAAATAGTTTATCCAAAAAGGATAAgctgaatttttaaaataattaaatttgagtttagttagataataattaaattaatattttatatcgtAAAATAATTAGTTTTAAATGGATCAATTTGTTCTATTATTTAACGTATATAGATTAATTTACACATTTTTAGTAGACGGACGAAATGCAATTGACTTTTAGTACAAAGATCTCTATAGTATTTTTACTAGTTGTAATCAGTTGagtataattaataaaaaattggggtaaattaatatttagtccttaatttagtatttttatattaaaatctaAATTTTTTGTCAAAATTAGTTCTAAAACTTGATAGATTTTCTCATTTAGGTCCCTAAACATAGATTTTGTTAAAGTGCCACATCATCACAACTAAACATAATTCAAGTTCATGGATCAAATTGAAAAATTATTAAGTTCTTAAATTAAGaaccaaattaaaaaattaccaaatttaAGTACTAATTCGACTCAAAATTTGTTGTGATAGAGTTTTTTtaaattaacttttaatttaagataaaaatcaaatttttgaattttatcctAAGAAAAGGCTGAATCTTTAgtgttttttttcaatttaaaatttgaattaatatttttaaaaataattaagctcaTGAGTTTTCCtataaaattttaagataattaaatttgagcttaaataaataaataattaaattaaaatttttatttcgcAAAATAATGGAATGATTTTTTGACCTTAGATTAAAAAACAaccaataagaaaaaaaatttccCTCCATCAAGGGCGCGTGCATTTCACCCATCAAACAAAATTGACAAACAACATGCAATTGCTTTTCTCCTCCCCCATGACTTTTTCCATGCCACTTGTGTTTTCGTTTCATTCATAATAATGAAAAAGGTTTAATTTGTCTTCACTCCCTTtattctttatattttgaaatctaATCCCTTTATTTGTCTagtttaaatttgaatatgtagCATTCTAATATTCAAAAAGATtcgaattaaaaaatttaaatccaaTTGATAGTGTAGAAAGAAATCAAGAACTCGGAAATTGATTCGAACTGTAATTCCGATTTAGCTTTATCAAAATCGGTTTGATTCATGGTAAAATTTACTCGATTTAGTTTCGTTTTcgatttaaatgttaaaaaattgtaattatttaagcttgaatcaattttttaaaagttattttataattaaattttatatcacaaaattaatatttttataagtgaaaaataacttaaaatactataTAAAATTGGAATATACTGCTTTTACTTTAATTTCTAGAAATTTAATTCTTCAACTTTtcagatttaaaatttaaatttaattattaatattgttaaaattttattattaaattaaaaaatataattacaaTGGACCTggatttaatagaaaatttttacaatattaataaattatacttataatttttagattcaaaaaataaaataataaattcttaaaataaaaataaaagactaaattttaaatagtgtaaatttaatattaaaaaaatatagggATTAGGAGTAAAATTAAACCTAATAAAAAATGAGAAGACTTTCATATTCATTTTCACTTCCATTTctgtttctctctctctctttccacTGAAAAGCTTGAAAGAGAGATTCACACACTCCaccactcaaaaaaaaaaaaaaaaaaaccataaacaaTAACCAAAAAGGATTCATCATTGAAACCCCAAAAATCCTTCTTGATTTCAATACCCCCCCCCACCccattgtttttctttctcaaagGAATCAATGGATTCCACCTCTGCAACTAAGCTCCAGCTTCACAAGAAGAAAACATGGTTCCTTCTCTTaacattttctcttctcctctcaACTCTCCTCATCACCATCTCCATTACTTCAACTTCTTCAACAACCCCTTCTCTTTTAAACTACGCCCACAATCGCAAACCCAAACCCCCACTCCCTCAGTTCGTGGAATCTAAGCTCCATGTTGCTTCGATTTCACCGAACCCGGTTCCTAAACTGGCTTACCTCATCTCCGGCTCAGCCGGTGATGGGGTTAGCTTGTTGAGGACTTTGAAGGCTTTGTACCATCCAAGGAACCAGTATGCCGTACATTTGGATTTGGAAGCTTCGGCTGAGGAGAGGTTGGAAGTGGCTGAGTTGGTTAAAAACGAACCGGTTTTTAAACGAGTTGGGAATGTTAGGATGGTTACTAGAGCTAATCTAGTGACTTATAGAGGGCCAACTATGGTTACTAATACTCTTCATGCTGCCGCTATTTTGTTTAAGGAAGGTGGTGATTGGGATTGGTTTATTAACTTGAGTGCTTCGGATTATCCTTTGGTTACACAAGATGGTAATTGTTAATaagtttttaaagatttttttgaGCAATTTATCGATTTTGGGTTGGTTTTATTTGTGAGTTTGAGCTTGAGCAATAGTGGGAATTGTTTTTAATTGTTactaattttagaaatttaaattCTGGGGGTAATTTGATTTTAATGTTTGATTGCTTTAATGCTGTTAATTTTGACTAAACTTCaatctatatatgtatatgtgttttgTTGACTGTATTAGCTTTGTTAGGAATTAGATTTTGA
Above is a genomic segment from Gossypium arboreum isolate Shixiya-1 chromosome 8, ASM2569848v2, whole genome shotgun sequence containing:
- the LOC128296572 gene encoding histone H3.2, whose protein sequence is MARTKQTARKSTGGKAPRKQLATKAARKSAPATGGVKKPHRFRPGTVALREIRKYQKSTELLIRKLPFQRLVREIAQDFKTDLRFQSSAVAALQEAAEAYLVGLFEDTNLCAIHAKRVTIMPKDIQLARRIRGERA
- the LOC108468370 gene encoding histone H3.2, whose protein sequence is MARTKQTARKSTGGKAPRKQLATKAARKSAPATGGVKKPHRFRPGTVALREIRKYQKSTELLIRKLPFQRLVREIAQDFKTDLRFQSSAVAALQEAAEAYLVGLFEDTNLCAIHAKRVTIMPKDIQLARRIRGERA